A DNA window from Elephas maximus indicus isolate mEleMax1 chromosome 17, mEleMax1 primary haplotype, whole genome shotgun sequence contains the following coding sequences:
- the LOC126060684 gene encoding olfactory receptor 150-like — protein MAARNHSTVTEFMLGGLTDKPELQLPLFLFFLGAYVVTVVGNLGMITLIGLSSHLHTPMYYFLSSLSFIDLCCSTVITPKMLVNFEIGKNIISYHECMMQLFFFLVFGIAECHMLAMMAYDRYVAICNPLLYSVTMSYQVCSWLVVEVYIMGLVGATAHTGCMLRVVFCKAKVINHYFCDVLPLLELSCSSTYINKLVLLCFSAFNIFAPVLTILGSYVSIIASILRIRSTEGRSKAFSTCSSHILAVTIFYGSLAFMYLQPSTLSSMDQGKVSSVFYTIIVPMLNPLIYSLRNRDVKVALNKIIEKRFFCFNKDL, from the coding sequence ATGGCAGCGAGAAATCACTCCACAGTGACTGAGTTCATGCTTGGTGGGCTAACAGACAAACCAGAGCTCCAGCtgcccctctttcttttcttcctaggagCCTATGTGGTCACAGTGGTGGGGAACCTGGGCATGATCACACTGATTGGGCTCAGTTCTCAtctgcacacccccatgtactatttcctcagcAGTTTGTCCTTCATTGATCTCTGTTGTTCCACTGTCATTACCCCCAAAATGCTTGTGAACTTTGAAATAGGGAAAAACATCATCTCCTACCATGAATGCATGATGcaactctttttctttcttgtttttggtaTTGCCGAGTGTCACATGTTGGCTATGATGGCATATGATCGCTATGTTGCCATCTGTAACCCTTTGCTTTACAGTGTCACCATGTCTTACCAAGTCTGCTCTTGGTTGGTAGTTGAGGTATACATAATGGGTTTAGTTGGTGCCACAGCCCACACGGGTTGTATGCTAAGAGTGGTTTTCTGCAAGGCTAAAGTAATTAACCATTACTTCTGTGATGTTCTTCCACTACTGGAGCTCTCCTGCTCCAGCACTTATATCAATAAACTGGTACTTTTGTGCTTCAGTGCATTTAATATTTTTGCTCCGGTCTTGACCATCCTTGGCTCGTATGTCTCCATCATTGCCAGCATCCTGCGAATCCGCTCCACGGAGGGCAGGTCCAAAGCCTTCAGCACATGCAGCTCCCACATCTTGGCTGTTACAATCTTCTATGGTTCTCTAGCATTCATGTACCTACAGCCATCAACTCTCAGTTCCATGGACCAAGGCaaagtgtcttctgtgttttACACCATTATTGTGCCAATGCTGAACCCCCTGATCTACAGCTTGAGGAATA